In one window of Poriferisphaera corsica DNA:
- a CDS encoding GNAT family N-acetyltransferase, whose product MRASRQAQKQTGEILKPLRSRTHNAAPHRFSEFLGVEKNGVSGRPTSTLYDTKVVLSTGEFNLRPQSHQDLPEMIEFERDPILMKYFGGVVTPERATLRFNLARWHYHAFGYTVFTALRRPKNQFAGFAGLSHLNFDFSSEHTELIVCLTKPNWDHHIAMDLSKSLLNYAFKKLGKKAVYMRFEKRNYPAWKAVVRDFEFTDVPETLYRTFNNRTYELLRITPELLTR is encoded by the coding sequence ATGAGAGCATCAAGACAAGCGCAAAAGCAGACAGGAGAAATACTGAAGCCGCTTCGATCACGGACACATAATGCGGCTCCACATCGGTTTTCTGAATTTTTAGGCGTTGAGAAGAATGGTGTTTCGGGGAGGCCCACTTCAACGTTGTACGATACGAAGGTGGTGTTATCGACGGGTGAGTTTAATTTACGTCCGCAGTCACACCAGGACTTGCCGGAGATGATCGAGTTTGAACGTGATCCGATTTTGATGAAGTATTTTGGAGGTGTTGTTACGCCTGAAAGGGCGACGCTTCGATTTAATTTGGCGAGATGGCATTACCATGCGTTTGGATATACGGTGTTTACCGCGCTCCGGCGGCCCAAGAATCAGTTTGCAGGATTTGCGGGGTTATCGCATTTGAATTTTGATTTTTCATCGGAACATACAGAATTGATTGTGTGCCTGACGAAGCCGAATTGGGATCATCATATCGCGATGGATTTATCGAAATCGCTGTTGAATTATGCGTTTAAGAAATTGGGTAAAAAAGCGGTGTATATGCGGTTTGAGAAGCGGAACTATCCCGCATGGAAAGCTGTCGTGAGAGATTTCGAATTTACTGATGTGCCAGAAACACTGTATAGGACGTTTAATAACAGAACATATGAGTTATTACGGATTACGCCGGAATTACTGACGAGATAG